The Dehalococcoidia bacterium nucleotide sequence CTGTATGTGGGCAGTCAGATCTTGGTGCAACTCGTCAAGGCCGCTGCCGAACAGATCGGGCCGCAGCGCCTCGTCTACCCTGCACCCCTGAACGGCTCGCTGCCCGACGACCTGCCGAACGTCCTGGTGGCGCGGGTCGACGGTGCGCGCGCCGAGCAGACCGCTCTGGAGGCATGCCAGGCCCTCCAGGCGAAATGGAAGGAGCTGGCCGACGCGGCGAGAAAGGCCCTCGAGACTTATGCCCCGTCCGACAGGAAATGGAACGATATCTGGGACCGCCAGGTCGAGTCCCTGTGGCAGGTCTTCTGGGTGACCGTCCCGATGGACAGCCTGGAATACCGGCAAGCCTATCTTACGGGCACAGCCGCGCTGGCTGCCGTGAAGCGCAGTCGCGTGTTCCCTCAGGTGGAAGAGCCGGGACCCAAGGACTCTCTGAGCGGAAGGCGGGAGGTCCTGCACAGGCAAGGGGAAAGCGAGAAGGACTACTGGTCAACCGTTGCAGCCAACGTGGGGCCCTCCCGGCTGCGGCCAGACGGGCGCGAACGCCTCGACGCCATCGGCGCGATCAAGCGGTTCTGCCCGCTGGCTAACAGGTCGTTTCCATCTACGAGCACCGTCGCCAGCGCCGATTTCCTGGAGAGGGTGCGCCAAAAGGCCCGTGAGCAGCTCGGGTCCTATCGGCAGATCATCGAGTGGGTACTGGGGTCCTTCCTGTACAGTGTCAGGCCGCACGACCAACAGTGGCCGTACGATGGCGACCTCCTCTTGCTGGAGACGCTGACGGAACATGCCCTGCGGGACAGCTACGGCGGCCTGGAGCGGCCCCAAGACCTGGAGAGGGCCAGGCAGGCGTTGCGAGAGCTGTACCGGGCTGCGGGAGAGCGACCCTCGCCCTACTATGCCGTGTTGGTGCTCGACGGGGACGGCATGGGGGCGCACATTCGAGAGCTGCTTCAGAGGGCGGACCCGGAGGCGGAGCATCGGCAGTTCAGACGCCAGCTGACGCAGTTTGCCAACGAAGTGCCCCAGGTAATGGACGAAGTGTTCCGTCGGGCCACATGGCCCGGCCACTCGGCCAGCGATGGCAGCGGGATTCGGGGCCGCGACTTTCTCGTCTACAACGGTGGAGACGACGTCTTGACCTTCGCGCCCCTCGCAGTGGCTTTGCCCATGGCCAAGGCCCTGGCAGAGAAGTTCAGCAAGACGGTCCAGGGCTGTTCGGCCTCTGGGGGCGTGGCTCTGGTCCACCACCGCTATCCCCTGAGCGGGGCCTTGGCCGCTGCGCGGGAAGCGGAAAGCATCGCCAAGGCGGTGAAGGGTAAGGGCGCCGTGGCCGTAACGCTGATGAGGCGCAGCGGGGAGCGAATAACGGTGCGCAGCCGCTGGGGAGACCTCGGCGACCACTTCGAGACGCTGGTGGATTATTTCGCCCAGAGGCATCTCTCCTCGAAATACGCATACGACCTCGCGGGTCTCGCCCCCGCCCTAACTGCCTTGCCGGCCGATGGCCGTCGGGCGTCCCTGAAGCAGCTTGTCTACCGCCATCGGGCCAGGACCCTGGCCGACCCCGATAGCCTGGTAGACCGGCTGGCAGCTTGGGCAGAAGCCCTCGACGAGCAGACTCCTCCGGAATACGGGGACAACGGACCGACGCCGCAGGGGCTGACTGAGCTGGCCCGCTGGACCGTGCTGGCCCGGTTCGTGGCCCAAGGAGGGGCCGGTTGATGGAGTTGTTCCTGGAGGCTGTAGACGTCTGGCTCTTCAGGGACGGTCGCCCGTTCGATGCGATCAGCGACCACCGTGCCGTAAGCATGTTTCCTCCCTATCCCACCGTGGTACAGGGCGCTATCCGCTCGCGTCACCTGGTGGTACGGGGAGTAGACCTGCACGACCCGAAGGCCGTCGAACGTACAGTAGGCACGGTGGACAACTATGGAAGCCTTCGGATGCGGGGGCCGCTGATCGCCCGACGTGAGAGCGGACGCATCGTGCGGTACTTTCCGCTACCTGCCGATCTAGTCCTCGACGGGAATTCGGGCCGATACAGGGCCCTGGAGCCTCGGCAAATCGCCTCCCTGGGAGGGGTGCGAGTAAGCACTCCATCGGACCTCTCCGCCCTCCTGTGGCCGCCGGAGGACCTCGTGCCGGCCAAAGAGCAACCGGACCAGTGGCTGAGGGAGGACGAACTGGAGAGATACTTGGCTGGCCAGCCTGTCGAGGCCACACCGGGTGACAGGTTGTTCACCCGCGAGTACCGGACGGGCATCGGTCTGAGCGACGACACCGGGACGACGCGGGAGGGGATGATTTACCATGTGGAGTTCATCCGTCCTCATCCGGGCGTCGGCCTGTGGGTGCAAGTGGAGGGCTACGAAGGTTGGCCCAGAGAGGGAGCGCTATCGCTGGGCGGCGAGAGGCGTGCCGCTCGATTCGTCCAGCTAGAGCAGCCGCTAGGCTGGCCAGCTCATCCTGAGCCCCTTCCCGAAAGGTTCAAGGTCTACTTTGCTAGCCCGACGTATTTCAGCGGGGGATGGCAACCTGCCGGGGGAAGCTGGGCACGGTTCTTCTCCGGTAACGGACAGGTACGCCTAATAGCCGTGGCGCTGAAGGGCTACGAGAGCGTGGGAGGTTTCGACCTTGCCGGCGGCAGGCCCAAGCCAGCCCGCCGCTTTGTTCCAGCCGGAAGCGTCTACTACTTCCAGGCACAGGGAGAAGTGTACTTGAGTGCGAGCCTCGTAAATGCCGCACTAACGGAGCTCTGGCCAGAGATAGGCTTCGGTCAGGTCCGCATCGGCAGGTGGTAGACGGAGGAAGGCACATGTTTGAGGCCGGTTGTCTCATGTTCATATACGTGGAGACGCCCCTACACCCTGGCAGCGGCCGAGGACTAGGGGCGGTGGACCTGCCCATCCAGCGCGAGCGCACAACCGATTATCCGATGGTGCAATCAAGCAGCATCAAAGGCTGCCTGCGGGCCGAGGCGAGAGGGAAGATGGCCTCCCATGTACTGGAGGCCATCTTCGGCCCCGAGACCGAGCGAGCTTCGGACCACGCCGGCGCGCTGGCGGTCGGAGACGCACGTGTCCTGCTATTCCCAGTGCGGTCACTGGCAGGAGTGTTCGCCTGGACCACCAGCGTAGATGCCCTGGCCCGCTTCCTGCGGGAGGCACAGATCGCAGGTGTGCAGGTTGGCTGGTCCTTACCCGAACAGCCAGCTCCCGAGACGGCGCTGGTCACCAGCACGGCCCTGCAAGCCGGTGACAGCGTGGTGCTCGAGGACCTCAGCTTCACCCCCGACGGCCGACAGGCCGACGGGGTTAGGGCCATCGGACACTGGCTGGCGCAGAACGCTTTGCCGCAGGGGCCGGAGTACGAGTACTGGCGCAGAGTCCTGCCGGAAAAGCTGTGCATCCTGCCGGAGGATGTCTTCAGGGACTTGGTAAAGTATGCAACGGAGGTACAGACCCACATCCGTTTGGACCCGAAAACGAAGACTGTCGAGGAAGGGGCGCTCTGGACCTCCGAAAACCTCCCCACGGACACCCTCCTCTACGCACCACTCCTGGCCAGCCCATCTCGAACGCCAAAGGCAACGTTGACAGCGAAGGATGTCCTGCGAGAGGTGGAGCAGCTTGGCCTCGTCCGAGTCCAGCTAGGCGGTGACGAGACCACCGGGCAGGGGATCGTCGCATTGAGGTTCATGAACGGGGCCAAGTGACTCTGCCGATGGAGGCAGCCAACGGAGGTGTCCCGTGACCCAGTGGCGCACTCTGGAGCAGGAACGGGCCAAGGCCGCCTGGGACAAGGTGGCAACCGTCAAGGGCAAGCCGTGGGCCGGAAAGTATGGTCAGCTCGCTCGTAGCGCTGCTGTCGACATTCAGGCGAACGGCCTCGGCCAAACCCTGGCGTTCTGGCGGGCCAAGGGTGAAGAGCAACATAAGGCTCTCTTGGCGCATGTATCGGAGTGGGTAGGACGGCGACTGAACCTGTCAGGCGGCGACTTGCTGCAGTGGGTGGTGCACACGGCGGACTCCGATGGCTACCGGCGGGCCACAGCGGAAGCCATCTCGTTTCTCGTCTGGCTGAGACGCTTTGCCGAAGCCGAGCTCCCGAGAGAGGAAGGAGCCTGATGAACCGGCCAGCTTCAGGCGGCAACCGGCGTCCCCGCGCAGCGCCGTATCCCCTTCCTCTTCCTGAGGGCGCCAGGGCAGCCTTCGGCGCGCTCGACCGAGGCTATCCCCAAAACCCCGGCCTCATCTTTGACCGCTACGTTCCGGACTGGTACGGGCAGCCTGTCCTCAAGAAACAAGGGCTCCAAATGGTGGTGGAGGCCGCACGGAAGGCCGACGCCCGCTTACTAGAAGCATGGAACAGGCGATGGGAAGGGATAGTGAAGGATGCAAGGGGACTCATCTTCTCCCTGAAGACTGCCTGGCGCCTTGTAGCTGGCCTGGGGCGCAAGGGGCCACTGGAAGCGGGGTTCACTTTTCACCGCTACGGTTTTCCCGTCCTGCCAGGAAGCGCCATTAAGGGCGTAGCCCGGGCATGGGCCCTCACGGAGATAGCACGCAAGCTTCCTAGCTATGACCTCCGGGACCTCGCCAGGCTGTTGAGCGCCGACGGGAAGCCGGACAGTGCCGCCCGTAAGGCCTTCGAAGAGTGGTATAGCCAGCAGAGCGATGACGTTAGGCAGCTAGCAATGGCCTTTCGCGCCATCTTCGGGACGACAGCAGCGGCAGGCCGGACAGTCTTCTTCGATGCGATTCCGGCCCGCCTCCCGGTGCTCGAGATAGACGTCATGAACCCGCACTACCCGCAGTATTACGGCGGTTCCGAGGCCCCTGCAGGGTGGCAGAGCCCCACCCCGGTGTACTTTTTGACTGTCCGCGCCCAGACCGAGTTCCGCTTCGCCGTGGGCTGGCGCAGGGGAATGGCGGAACCATCGATCCAGCTGCTCGATCAGGCAGTCGAATGGGCAAGGACAGGACTGACGGAGATCGGGATGGGCGCCAAGACTGCCGCGGGTTACGGCTATTTCGAAAGGATTTGATGGGATCCCTCGGGGCGGAGAGGGCAGCAGGCGGGAGGTGTAATCGGGTAAGGACAGGCCACGGGGCCACCGGCATCACCGATGAGGCGACACCAGACTTGCCCTGAACGTGGGATCACAGATCCCAGCACACTAAATATGACGGCAATGGGCTCAGGCAGCAGGTCACCAGACGGATCATCAACGAGCAGGCCGACTCGGTGGACGGGGGGTAAATCTCGAATGCGGGTCGGCGGGCGGCACCGGGCCTAGGGAGGGGACAACGATGGAGGACCTCGAGCTGATCGTGTCGGTGGGGACCTCGACCCTGAACTGGATGCGCCGCTTGTCCAAAAGTCTGACATTCCCGCAGGGGTGGCTACCCGACCCTGCGGCCTGCAGTGCAAACGCACAACCGCCTTCTCAGCAATATTGGATCATCAGACTAGCCAACAACCTAGGTGCCCAGAGGACTAACGCGGAACTCGACTCGACCCGTCGATGGTTAGAACAGACCAGGGTGAAGGCCGCATCCATCCGTCGAGTACATCTGATAGTCAGCGACACGCCCTCTGCCAGGTGGGTAGCCGATGTGCTGCCGTCTCTGTTCCGCAAACTGCTCGGCAACAATGCCCTAGAAGTGGAGAGGCACGAGGTGAAAGGTCTCGACCCGGGCGCTCAGATGGCCGGCGGGCAGGCGCTGGTCGAGCTGGTACGGGTGGCTGGAAAGGTCATCAGACAAGTGCAGGAACGAGGGCACCAACCAGTGATAAACGGAACGGCAGGCTTCAAGGCCGAGACCACCTTGCTGAGCCTTTTGGGATTTATGATGGGGGCCGATGTCTTCTACCTGCACGAGCAGATGGAACGGGCCGTCATTTTCCCGGCCCCACCCATCAACTGGGACTACAGCCAGGTGAGCGAAGAGGATATCCAGTTTCTGCGCCGCGTCGGCACGAATCCGACCCCTGAGGTGGCCCTGGTCGAGCTCCGAGCAGAGAAGCCGATGCACCACCTGTGGCCCTTCCTCGAAAGAGTCACAATTAACGGCGAAAGCTATTGGGCCATCACGCCTCTCGGAGAACTTCTGCTGCAGTCTACAGGTATTCAGAGCGAAGTCGATCTTCCCGCGCGCTCGCCAGATGAGAACTGCAGCTTTTCCGTGGCTGCCAAGGAGAGAGGCCACATGCCAGAGGACGCTGAGGACATCGCCGCCGACATATGTCGGAGGCTGCCGTTCGTCCGCAAAGTCCAACTCATCGGCTGGAAACCTTTCCGAGACCGCCTCGAGGAAGGAGTGCTGAGTCCTCAGCCAAGCGACAAGGAAACGCGGGTGGTCAGGCTCCAGCTCCAGAGCAAGCGTCGCCAAGATCTCCTTTTACGTTTCCTCCTCCATACGACGGCAGAGACCGACGAGCAGTGGAGAGCCGCCCGCTTCAAGGCTGCCCAGGAGTATGGCCGGACCCATCTGGCTATGGAAGAGCGGCCCCGAGAGGGCCCAGGTGACCGGAGGCTTCAGTGGACCGCTCCCACACCTGGCCACACGCGCCTGGACAACTTGCAAGCAGCGCTGGCACGCGTCGCGGCGGCCGAGGCGGAGGCGGAAGCGGTCAGGGCCGAAAATGAGCGGTTGCGGTCCGAAGTGGAGACCCTCAGGTCGGCGCTCCGCAAGGAGCGAGAGCAGGCCGGGCGTAAGGACAGGCAGATCGGCCAACTGAAGAAGCGTATTGAGAAGTTGGAGGCACGACTGGTGAAGCGCCGGGGAGAACGGGCAGGGTCGGGCGAGCAGCTGCAGCGTGGCGACAACAGGTCCGTCCAGCGACACGCAGGGGAGCGGGACCACACGCAGAACTCCTTCCGCGCATAGACCGCCGCGGCCGAGCCGGCTAGCCGAGGGCCTGCACCAGCCGCCATCGGTAAGAGCTGAAACATCCGTTGGGGCAGCGCCCTTTCTAGGGCGTAAGGTAGGCCGATGCTATAATTCGGGCCGGAGTGGACTCCAGCCAGATCCGCGAGTCGTTTCTGCGCTTCTTCGAGGAGCGAGGGCACCGGCGCCTGCCCAGTGCCCCTCTGGTGCCCATTGGCGACCCGACCCTTCTCTTCACCAGCGCGGGCATGGTCCCCTTCAAGCCCTACTTCATGGGCCAGGCCCAGCCACCCCACAGCCGCCTGACCACCGTCCAGAAGTGCTTCCGCACCACCGACATCGACTCGGTGGGGGACACATCCCACCTCACTTTCTTCGAGATGCTGGGCAACTTCTCCATCGGCGATTATTTCAAGGCCGAGGCTATCGCCTGGGCATGGGAGTATGTCACCACCGTGCTGGGGCTGGAGCGGGAGCGACTGTGGACCGCTGTCTACCTGGACGACGACGAGGCCTTCGAGCTCTGGCGAAAAGTGGGCGTGCCGCAAGAGCGCATCCGCCGCTACGGCGAGGAGCACAACTTCTGGTTCTCGGGGCCGGTGGGGCCATGCGGCCCATGCTCCGAGATCCACTACGACTTCGGCCCCGAGTTCGGTTGCGGCCCCCATTGCGAGCCATCCCACGACTGCGGCCGCTTTCTGGAGATCTGGAACCTGGTGTTCATGACCTACTTCCGCCAGGCCGACGGCTCGTACACGCCCCTGCCCAGGAAGAACATCGATACCGGGGCGGGGCTGGAGCGACTGGCATCGGTGGCCCTGTTCCAGAGCGAGGGCTGGGACAGGTCACGACGCCCCAGCGTATACGATACGGACGTATTCCGCCCCATCCTGGCGCGGGTGGAGGCCCTGTCGGGGCACCGCTACGGGCGCGAGGAGGCGACGGACCGCGCCCTGCGCATCGTGGCCGAGCACGGTCGCGCCGTGACCTTCCTGCTGGGAGACGAGCGCACGCCGGTGGTGCCCTCCAATGAGGAACGGGGCTACGTGGTGCGCCGCGTCCTCCGCCGCGCCGTCTACTTCGGCTACCGCTATCTGGGGCTCGAGGAGCCGTTCCTGCACCGGGTGGCCGAAGCTGTCATCGATGCCATGGGAGGCGTATACCCCGAGCTGCAGCGCCAGCGGCAGTTCGTCCTGCACAACGTGCAGCAAGAGGAGGAACGATTTCGCATCACCCTGGAGCGGGGGCTGCAGCTGCTGGAGGAGAGGCTCGCCGCTGCCCGCGATGTCTTGCCGGCTCGCGATGCCTTCGAGCTACACGACACCTATGGCTTCCCGGTGGAGCTGACACGGGAGATAGCCAGGGAGAGAGGGCTGCAGGTGGACGAGGAGGGCTTCCAGCGGCTGATGGAGGAGCAGCGGGAGCGGGCGAGGGCCGCTGCCAAGGGAGCCGAGGCGACCGCCACAGCCCAGGCCTACGCATCCCTGGCCGATGTCCAGACGCCCTTCATCGGCTACGACACGCTGGAGGCCCCGGCGCGGGTGCTGGCCATCGTGGCCCGTCGCGACGGCTCCCCGACCAGGGCGGACAGGCTGTCGTCCCCTGCCGAGGTGGAGGTGGTCCTCTCGCAGACTCCTTTCTACCCCGAAGGCGGCGGGCAGGTGGGAGACCGCGGCGAGATCCTCGGCCCCCACGGACGCGTGCAGGTGCAGGACACCCAGCGGGTGGGCGAGCGCATCATCGTCCACCGGGGGCTGCTAACGGAAGGCACCCTGGCCGAGGGCGAGGAGGTGCTGGCGCGAGTGGACCGCCAGCACCGCGAGGACACCATGCGCAACCACACCGGCACTCACCTGCTGCATGCCGCCCTGCGTCACGTCCTGGGCACCCATGTCCGCCAGGCTGGCTCGCTGGTGGCCCCCGACCGGCTGCGCTTCGACTTCACCCATCCCCAGGCCCTCTCGGCCGAGGAGATAGCAGAGGTGGAGGCCCTGGTCAACGAGAAGATACGCCAGAACCTGCCGGTGGAGGTGCGTTACACCACCTTTCAGCAGGCGATGGAAGAGGGTGCCCTGGCCTTCTTCGGCGAGAAATACGGCGAAGAGGTGCGTCTGGTAGAGATCAACACCGTCACGCCGCGGTTCAGCCTGGAGCTGTGCGGGGGCACCCACTGTCACCGCACCGGCGATGTGGGCGCCTTCGTGATAGTGGGCGAGTCGGCAGTGGCGGCAGGCATACGGCGCATCGAGGCCCTGACCGGGAGGGGCGCTGTCGAGTTCGTGCGCCGCACGCTGGACCAGTTGGAGGCGCTGGCCGCCCGGCTGGGCACCTCGCCCCAGGGGCTGGCAGCACGCCTCGAGTCGCTCCTGGAGGAGCAGGACGCCCTGAGGCGCCGCATCCGCGAGCTGGAGCGATCGCTGGCCACCGGCCCCTCGGCCGAACGGCTGCTGGAGCGCTCCCAGCAGGTGGACGGCGTCAGGCTGGTGGCCGCGCGGGTGGAGGTGCCCAGCATGGACGCCCTGCGTTACCTGGGCGATGCCCTGCGTCAACAGATGGGATCCGGCGTGGCCGTTCTGGGAGCCATCATCGACGGGCGCCCCTCATTCCTGACGGTGGTGACGAGAGACCTGACGTCCCGCCTCCACGCCGGCGAGCTGGTGCGCAGGCTGGCGGCCCTCGCCGGTGGCGGCGGCGGAGGCCGCCCCGACCTGGGCCAGGGAGGGGGAAAGGACGTCGCCAGGCTGGACGAGGCCCTGGCCCGGGCCGGCGAGATCGTGCGTCAGATGCTGGAGCACGCCTAGCCTTTCGAGGGCGCCGAGGCGAATGCGCATCGTAGCGGTAGACATCGGGGAGAGGCGCATCGGCGTGGCAGTAGCCGACGACCGTGCCCTGGTAGCGGTCCCTGTCGGCGCGGTGGACGCCGGGCCAGACATCGTCGAGACGGTGGCCCGCATCGTGCGCGAGCAGGAAGCGGACCTGCTGCTGGTGGGGCTGCCGCTGTCCCTTACCGGCGCGCTGGGCCCCCAGGCCCAGCGCGTAATGACTCTGGTAGAGGAGCTGTCCGCCCGCCTCCCCATCCCGGTGGAGACGTGGGACGAGCGGCTGTCGACTGTCGAGGCAGAGCGTCGCCTGGGCCCAGGCCACCCCAGGGAGCGTCGCGACGCCCTGGCCGCAGCCATAGTCCTCCAGGCCTATCTGGACTCCCTGCGCGGCCTGCGGAGATAGCAGCAGATGAGATGGCCGGGCAAGTTGGGGGCAGCGGGGAAGCGCCTCTCGGCCGCGCCCCGGGCCTTGCGGCAACGGCTTCCGTCCCTATGGATGAGCCTGATGGGGGCGGCGGTCGCCCTGGCCCTGATGGGCCTGGCGGCCTGGCAGATCTACCTAAGCCCCCGCGCCATTGCCGAACCGGTTCCCCCTCCCCCGAGTGCCGGTCAAGCCCAGCGCGGCATACTGGTCGAGATAAAAGAAGGAGAGGGGGTCACCGAGATCGCTCAGCGCCTGGAGGAGCTGGGCATCGTGCGCAGTGGCCTCCAGCTCCGCACCCTGATAGCCCTGCTGGGGTATGAGGGCCTGCTGCAGGCCGGGACCTACGAGTTCCGCCCCGGCAGTTCGGCCCTGGAGGTGGCGCAGCGGCTGCGGCACGGACGCTTCGCCACCGTCGTCCTGACGGTCATCGAGGGCTGGAGCCTGGGGCAGATCGCCCGGAGGGTGGAAGAGCTGGGCGTGGCGCCGGCCCTGGACTTCGAGCTGGCCGCGGTGGCAGGGCCTTATCGCCAGCGTTACTCCTTCCTACAAGACCTGCCGCCCGATGCCTCGCTGGAGGGGTACTTGTTCCCGGCCACTTATGTGTTCCCCCGCAGCGTGACGCCCGAGGAGATAGTGCAGGCCATGCTGGACAAGATGGACCAGGAGTTCACCCCCGAGCTGAGGCAGGAGGCCCGCAGCAAAGGGCTGTCCATGCACGAGGTGCTGACGCTCGCCTCCATCGTCGAGCGGGAGGTGGCCACGCCGTCGGAACGCCCCATAGTGGCGCAGGTGTTTCTGCGGCGGCTCCGTTTGGGCATGCCTCTAGAGGCCGACCCGACAGTCCAGTACGCCCTGGCCCAGAACCCGGCCAATGTGGAGCGCTACGGCTTCTGGAAGGCCCCTCTGACGTCCCAAGACCTGCTGGTGGACTCGCCCTATAATACGTATCGGAGGCGTGGCCTGCCGCCCGGTCCCATCGCCAGCCCAGGGATGGACTCGATACTGGCGGTCATAAGGCCGGCCGATACCAACTACCTTTACTTCGTGGCCAAGGGAGACGGGACTCACGCCTTCGCCGAGACGCTGGCAGAGCACCTGCGCAACGTAGCCCAGTACCAGCGCTGAGAGGGGGAGAAGTGTCGGAGACGAAGCTGCTGGGGGTTATCGGCTACCCCCTCGGCCACAGCCTGTCGCCTGCCTTCCAGCAGGCGGCCCTGGACGCCCTGGGCATCGATGCTCGCTACGAGCGCTGGGAGACGCCGCCCGGAGCCCTGGAGGAGCGGGTCGCCGCCCTGCGGGACCCCCTCTGCCTGGGCGCTAACGTCACTGTGCCTTACAAGGAGCGGGTCATCCCCCTCCTGGACGAGCTGGACGAAGTGGCGACCCAGGCCGGGGCTGTCAACACCATCGTCAACCGCGGCGGCCGCCTGATGGGCCACAATACCGATGTGGACGGCTTCCTGCGAGCGCTGCGGGAGGCGGGAGACTTCGAGCCTCGAGGATGCATCGCCCTGGTGCTGGGCGCGGGCGGGGCGGCGCGAGCGGCCGTGCTGGCCCTGGTGCGCTCGGGGGCGTCCCTCGTATATGTGGCCAACCGCACCTATCACCGCGTCTTTCGCCTGGTAGAAGACTTGCGGCCCCTCGCCGCAAGGACGAGGCTGGTCTCCCTGCCCCTGACCTACGCAGCCCTGCAAGGGGCGTCGGTCGGGTGGGACCTGGTGGTGAACTGCACCACCCTGGGCATGCCGGGGACAGTGGACGCCAACAAGTCGCCCCTGCCGGCGGAGCTGATCCCGGCCGACTGCCTGGTGTTCGATCTCGTCTACAGGCCCGACCCGACGCCTCTCCTGCGGGACGCCGAGACCCGCGGCGCCCGCGTCCTGGACGGCCTGCCCATGCTGGTCTACCAGGGGGCCGAGTCCTTCCGCCTGTGGACAGGACGGGAGGCCCCCATCGAGGTGATGTTCCGGGCCGCCCGCGAGGCCCTGACAGCTGCTGCGGCCGGGGGTCGATAGGATGGAGTGGGCCGTCCTGGGCCTGTTCATCGTCTTCCTCTTCATCGCCTACGTCATCGTGCAGGGGACGAGGGGGCAACTGGCCTATCGCAAGGCCATCGCCCAGGGAGACGTGGACGTGATCCGGGAAGTAGTGCAGCAGACCATGGAACAGTGGCGGTCCATGAAGCGCCCCAAGGAGGTGCCCCCCAACGTATGGCGCGGGATCCAGGGCATGGAGCTGGTCTCCCTGGACGCGGCCCACATCCGCGTGGGCGTTAGCGCCGAGGGCGAGTTTCGATTGGTAGACGGCCGCTGGCAGGAGGTCAGCAGCCCCCTGGACGAGGCGATGGCCATCACTGCCAAGGCGCTGGAGATGCTCCTCTACGATATCCCCAACGTACGGCTGCCCTGGGCGACGGTGGACGTCTATACCACCTTTCGCGGCGCCGACGGACGGCCGGAGCGCCACTGCATCCTCACCACCACCGCCTCGAGGCAGGCTGCCCGCAACGTGGACTGGGACGGCTGGACGCCGGCCCAGATAGTCTCCTATCTAGAAGGCCGCTACCGCCTCGACGAGCACGGGCGCCCTCTGCCCGTAGAGTTGGAGGAGAGGCCCCAGGGTAGGATGGAGGCGGGAGCGGCATGACGACCCTGCGCTTCCTCACGGCCGGCGAGTCTCACGGCCAGGCCCTGGTCGTCATAATCGAAGGGCTGCCAGCAGGCCTCCCCATCACCGCCGAATACATCGACCGCGACCTGCGCCGTCGGCAGATGGGCTACGGTCGCAGCCGCCGCCAGCAGATCGAGGAAGACCATGCCGAGGTCATTGCCGGAGTCCGCCACGGCCTGACCCTCGGCAGCCCCCTGGCCCTGCTCATCCGCAA carries:
- the cas10 gene encoding type III-B CRISPR-associated protein Cas10/Cmr2 encodes the protein MGEALLILTLTPVQSFIAEARRTSDLYVGSQILVQLVKAAAEQIGPQRLVYPAPLNGSLPDDLPNVLVARVDGARAEQTALEACQALQAKWKELADAARKALETYAPSDRKWNDIWDRQVESLWQVFWVTVPMDSLEYRQAYLTGTAALAAVKRSRVFPQVEEPGPKDSLSGRREVLHRQGESEKDYWSTVAANVGPSRLRPDGRERLDAIGAIKRFCPLANRSFPSTSTVASADFLERVRQKAREQLGSYRQIIEWVLGSFLYSVRPHDQQWPYDGDLLLLETLTEHALRDSYGGLERPQDLERARQALRELYRAAGERPSPYYAVLVLDGDGMGAHIRELLQRADPEAEHRQFRRQLTQFANEVPQVMDEVFRRATWPGHSASDGSGIRGRDFLVYNGGDDVLTFAPLAVALPMAKALAEKFSKTVQGCSASGGVALVHHRYPLSGALAAAREAESIAKAVKGKGAVAVTLMRRSGERITVRSRWGDLGDHFETLVDYFAQRHLSSKYAYDLAGLAPALTALPADGRRASLKQLVYRHRARTLADPDSLVDRLAAWAEALDEQTPPEYGDNGPTPQGLTELARWTVLARFVAQGGAG
- the cmr3 gene encoding type III-B CRISPR module-associated protein Cmr3 — translated: MELFLEAVDVWLFRDGRPFDAISDHRAVSMFPPYPTVVQGAIRSRHLVVRGVDLHDPKAVERTVGTVDNYGSLRMRGPLIARRESGRIVRYFPLPADLVLDGNSGRYRALEPRQIASLGGVRVSTPSDLSALLWPPEDLVPAKEQPDQWLREDELERYLAGQPVEATPGDRLFTREYRTGIGLSDDTGTTREGMIYHVEFIRPHPGVGLWVQVEGYEGWPREGALSLGGERRAARFVQLEQPLGWPAHPEPLPERFKVYFASPTYFSGGWQPAGGSWARFFSGNGQVRLIAVALKGYESVGGFDLAGGRPKPARRFVPAGSVYYFQAQGEVYLSASLVNAALTELWPEIGFGQVRIGRW
- the cmr4 gene encoding type III-B CRISPR module RAMP protein Cmr4, coding for MFIYVETPLHPGSGRGLGAVDLPIQRERTTDYPMVQSSSIKGCLRAEARGKMASHVLEAIFGPETERASDHAGALAVGDARVLLFPVRSLAGVFAWTTSVDALARFLREAQIAGVQVGWSLPEQPAPETALVTSTALQAGDSVVLEDLSFTPDGRQADGVRAIGHWLAQNALPQGPEYEYWRRVLPEKLCILPEDVFRDLVKYATEVQTHIRLDPKTKTVEEGALWTSENLPTDTLLYAPLLASPSRTPKATLTAKDVLREVEQLGLVRVQLGGDETTGQGIVALRFMNGAK
- the cmr5 gene encoding type III-B CRISPR module-associated protein Cmr5, encoding MTQWRTLEQERAKAAWDKVATVKGKPWAGKYGQLARSAAVDIQANGLGQTLAFWRAKGEEQHKALLAHVSEWVGRRLNLSGGDLLQWVVHTADSDGYRRATAEAISFLVWLRRFAEAELPREEGA
- the cmr6 gene encoding type III-B CRISPR module RAMP protein Cmr6 codes for the protein MVVEAARKADARLLEAWNRRWEGIVKDARGLIFSLKTAWRLVAGLGRKGPLEAGFTFHRYGFPVLPGSAIKGVARAWALTEIARKLPSYDLRDLARLLSADGKPDSAARKAFEEWYSQQSDDVRQLAMAFRAIFGTTAAAGRTVFFDAIPARLPVLEIDVMNPHYPQYYGGSEAPAGWQSPTPVYFLTVRAQTEFRFAVGWRRGMAEPSIQLLDQAVEWARTGLTEIGMGAKTAAGYGYFERI
- a CDS encoding putative CRISPR-associated protein, whose amino-acid sequence is MEDLELIVSVGTSTLNWMRRLSKSLTFPQGWLPDPAACSANAQPPSQQYWIIRLANNLGAQRTNAELDSTRRWLEQTRVKAASIRRVHLIVSDTPSARWVADVLPSLFRKLLGNNALEVERHEVKGLDPGAQMAGGQALVELVRVAGKVIRQVQERGHQPVINGTAGFKAETTLLSLLGFMMGADVFYLHEQMERAVIFPAPPINWDYSQVSEEDIQFLRRVGTNPTPEVALVELRAEKPMHHLWPFLERVTINGESYWAITPLGELLLQSTGIQSEVDLPARSPDENCSFSVAAKERGHMPEDAEDIAADICRRLPFVRKVQLIGWKPFRDRLEEGVLSPQPSDKETRVVRLQLQSKRRQDLLLRFLLHTTAETDEQWRAARFKAAQEYGRTHLAMEERPREGPGDRRLQWTAPTPGHTRLDNLQAALARVAAAEAEAEAVRAENERLRSEVETLRSALRKEREQAGRKDRQIGQLKKRIEKLEARLVKRRGERAGSGEQLQRGDNRSVQRHAGERDHTQNSFRA